TTGTTGATTCGCCAGTTAACTCACTCTCGGAACTAGCTTTTTTGGCGAACTCTGCGGATCTTCCCTCATCAACCTTGAATAAGTTCAGGTCGACGAAAAAACCTGGAAAAGTAAcaaataatacaataatttctGGAATTGTCAGCATCAGCAACTATTCACAAAAGAAGAATCACCTACAGAATTAAGCAAAGAATATCAAAAGGgacaacacaaaaaataaagatgataGTTCTCTCCAAAGCATGCAACGCTAGTTTGGCTAACGGGGGGCCACGTCTATGTTTCATGAGATATAAGTAATGCTCACTCGACttttaaagatattatttCAGGTTCAGGAACaataagcaaataaaaacaaagataaatgcTGATATTTAAAGTGAACTATATACCTCGATATAATGGCCACAAACCAGGATTGATCCTGCAGTTAGACATATTTgttcataaataaaaacagagTATGGGAAGATTTATATGCAATGCATAACACCTAGAGTAGTTATATAGGAATGAGTATAACAAGAAGCAAAATTGATTTGCAGCTTATGTATTTACAGATTTCATCACACCTCATCTCTTTCTGGTACTTTCTGAAATATGAATCACGATGGACATGGATAACCATCTTAAAATGAAGACTGTCATTTGTGGTTGAACCCGCTTTATGAAAGTTACGGTAAAACTTAAAGGCAGCAGGGTAGTTTTTTTCTATCATCAGACGAACAGTTTCCTGAAGCAAAGGTGAAAATAGTTGACGACATTGAACTAATAATACATATCAGGATAGTAGAGCATCAACATGATTAAGAGATAAAAATGAAGAGTCAATAAACTAACTCTCGATCCACCTGTCCATGAAAGATAATAGAACACTTATTTGTCAAATTTCACCATTTCTCTCAGTTTGCAAAGTCAATGATTAGTTGCAAGAGAAACCTGTAATTTGGTAGTAGAAACATCTGCTGGACGGGATTGCAGAAACTTTGAAAGCACAGATCGATCTGCATATCTTGATTGACTATCAGAAGCTTCAGTTCCAAACCAGTCCTTATAGTTTGGGCAGAAAGATGTACCAACACTCTCAAGAAGCACCATGATTTGCTGCAGAACCAAAtaacataaagaaaattaaccTTCCAAGTACACTACAAAGACAGTTTAGTAAAATTAAGCATATTGGATAATTGATAGAAGAAATATCAGATAACCTGCTTTTCATTGGTTCTGTTTTCAGCGCATATGTCACGCAGGCTAGTTCCTAGGTCAACTGCAGTGCAATTTTTAGACAGAAGAGCAtgcatcaacacaaaaatcaaGTTCAAGTTGTGCACAATACATGATATCATGTAGCAGGAAGACACGAAATGAACTAACATACATCAGCCATAGAATTTGGAATTAGCAGCAAAAGTTTTCCCcgattacaaaataaatgaaataagaaattGACAAGAGgctattattttgatatgtaACTATGAACCCTCAACCCTCTTAAGTCTAAACAGTTCTTGCCCAAAGCCACCTTCAAAAAGATTTAAGTTGTTTATTCACTTGAGAATGTAAAATGTGATTAGCAAATAAAGAACATACATTGATAGTACCATTGAGGAAACATAATGAGAAAATAAGTTTGAGACTAGATGtataacttttcaaattatatgcACAGTACTGGGGCCATGATATTTACTGTTAAATATGTCCTGAATATAGATAATTGGAACTCATCATAGGTTCTTGTTACTACACTTTTTTAGGATTAATAGCTTTGACAGTGAACCTAGAAAGCTATCATATATAAAGGATGGTGAAATGGTATTAAAGAAGATTTTAATTCGGATAAATACAGATTACCTCCTTCTGTTGGTAGTGGAGGATGGTCTCTCAAAACCTGCTTCATATGTTCTGAGCTACAAAAACCGCAACTATCCGTtaacaactaatatcaaaccATGATAACATGACAAAATTGCAACAGACATTTAGTAAGTTGCATTCTCAATCTAGATCTAACTTTACCAGGTATTGATATATCAGCAACTTCATCAAGTTTTTTGCATACAGTCGTGGCTGTTCCTTCCTCACTGAGGTCATCATAAGccttaaaaaataacattacagATTTCCTGAAATAGAGAGATGGTATACAAATAGATGCATTAAAAGAGGTttctgatctttattttaaactttGATCAACTTAAAAGGCCAGTGACCTGAACCATAAACTATCTTTTTGAACCTAAACCCAATATTCATAATGCATAGGCTCCCTAATAAATTAAACCAATCAAATGTTAACAACAAATCAACGTGTTTCTGAACTTATATGTGGACGAACAAAGTTGGACTGTGATAcatatcccacatcggtttCACACGAATATATGGAATTGCATATAAGAGGGAGTCAACCCTTTACTTTGACCATGGTTTTGGATTGGGTTAGGGCTTCCTATCTTTTAGGCTTATCAGATTGGGTCTTGTGACCTTAAAGTTCAGGACACAACATGTTATCATCTACAGATTTGGCTTCTGAAAATCTTATTTGTCTATTGTTGTATtggatatgaaaaaaattagtatcaAATTCTTTTTATCGTTCTATTGGACCAATAACAAACAGATTTTGGAATAAACTCACAGCCTCACATTGAAAATCAAAGCatcaaggacaagaaaatccATATACAATGACAGGATAAGCTCATAAGCCTAAAGAAAACCTGTCATCTATGATAATCTTCCGGGATTTCTCATATGCAATACAGATAGAAAATTCctcatatttcaaaacaaagtacttagtattttatttgaagtCTCCATATGTCAAAACAAAGACTAATGTATCCATCAAATGCAATCATTCAAgtcaatatttgtttttttttataatacaatATCAAAGTAAAGTTCAACGTATCAACCGAATATTGTCTTAACTCGTGATGATAGATCATAGATCAAAGCTCACCTTGTTGAGAATAACCACACATGATTTGTAGGTAGACGCCAGTTCCTACAGAAAGCTATAAGATCAGGGGTAGAGTAGAATTTTGGTTTTCCATTACCCAACTCCGTGACTGCAGTCACAACCACTGTGGAAAAAAGGTAAAAGGGTATCTGCAAAATTAGGGAATACAAGCCTCGATTTTTTGGATGaacattaaaaattgaatacagATGAGAGTATTCATCAATACTTTCAAAGAAGTACAGATGTAAAAGCAACGGAAAATAAAACAGCAAATAATGTTATCATGCCCTTCAACCAGATGGctaaaatcgaaaaaaaaaacatctgcAAATGAAGAAATTATGCAACCAAGTTTGCTTCAAAGCACATGACCAAATCAACTGCTTGATCTACAAGTGACGCCCATCTTTAATCCAATCTCATGTTCGTTTTAAGGAAATCAAGAAATACAAATTCTGAAGTGTATAATTATTCAGAATAAACCTTCAATTTACTAAACTTGTGAAAAAGATAAGCATGAAAACGAATTCGAAAACTGCAAATTAAGGACACGAGAAAAGTGGGCTCTTAAAAGGAATACTGGCATCTTCAGCAAGATGATTCTTTAGCACTGAACAACAGTAAGTTTAGTAAGTCCATTTCAAGAATATAGTTCATGGTTATCCTCAAAGTGAATATCAAGGAATTAATGAGAATATATACTGGTTCACTCACCATAATCTTTGTGGGGACGTTGCCCATGGTCTCCTAATACAGCAGTTACCAGCTCCATTGACACACACATACGATTCCTCTTgagtaaaacaaaaaagtgGTTCTTTATTTAGATGACACAGAAAACCAAGAAGAACAGAGGCATACTACAATCTTACCACATGCTTAAATACATTAAGTAAAACTTATCAAGTAGCCATTCTTAATATAGCAATGCATGAAAGAACTGGATGACAGGGTATCTTCATTAAAAATTAGgaatgaaaatgatgaaaaatctACAAGCCATATAAATACTGAAGCTTAAATGTTAACAAGTCTTAACAGGTAATTCAATCTCAAAACTAAAGGCAAtctcaaaaaattatatcaactTTTCACCCAACACAAGGGCagtaaatttcatttttacatggACTACGTAATAACTGTGTCATTCCAGATTTACCTCAAGAAACTCATTGAACTCGGCTTGCTTCTTGCTAGCTAGTGAACCCCAAGCTTCACAAAACATGCGTCCAAGTACAAAAACACCAACTGCAGTGTAACTGTAGTACACATCAAATTACAGTCTTTCataaacaaacaataaaaGGATAGCAGCAAAGCACAAGACCAATAGAAACCATTTCGAAGGCCTTCTCTTATTTCTAGATCATATTACGCGTACGACAAACATGCATTGACTTGGTCAGCTATGCTAACCAATGGAGAGATATGGGGGAGACAAATCAGTGGATTGTTAGGTTGTTATTTCAACTTTATTATTCCTATTTTGTTGCATTagttttatcataaatagagAGGACCCTGGACATTGAAAAGCTATCTTGGGAAAAGATCAGAAATAGAACGGTATGTAGACCGTGACCTCCGGCGTGAGGATTGGGCTCCGACGTGaggattattttcttgaatttcttctGTTCAATTAATTCTAATGGTGTCAGTGTGTGTTCATTAAATCTTTGAGCTTCTTTCTAGTTTATATTCTTGTTCCTCAACCTTTACTCCTATCATACTCTCTAAGCAAATAGTTCAAGCCATGAACAATATTGACTACAATAAAATGCTACTGAATTGGCCTTGtttcttccctttttttgGGTAGCATGTATTAACATGTAAATTAAAAGGATTGCATAATTCATCCTagtaaaaaacattttaatttttacctCTAGACAAGACGGTTACACTGAAATCGGTACATGAGAAAATGGATACCAAAAAGACTAATGAAAGGATAAAAGGACAATCAATGGTAGACTTACATATTCCCATAGCTATTCTTGGCATATGCTCCTCCCTCATGTCCGGCGTACATGAAAAGTGAGCCAGAGTGCTTGAGTGAAACCTGTAAAAGTCAAAGTTAACATAAATCTTTGATGCAGTAAGGCCATAAATTGAGGGAAAACAAAGGAGTAGCAGTAGAACAAAGGTTCTTGTATCAGTAATATCAAGAGAAACATTAAAAAGTACATTATCCTACCTCCATAGTAGCTAAACCTTTGGAAACCATCTCTATCATCCTTGTCTTAACCTGCAAGAATCACATTAAGAAACGTCATACATGTATATCGCACTCTCCGAAGAGTATCTGAGTTTTTCCCAACACTTATTAAAACTACAAGAATATGGGCCATTTATATCCTAAAGTTCACTTGAAACGTTTAATAATCATCTGTTATTTAAGGTAAAATAATCATAACGCCAGAATCTAgcatattttgtattttgttcgatccagaaaaaaagaatagatGAAATAGCTTACCTGTTGATCAGACttgtcattttcaaatttaggGTAAAAAGTTGCTCTAACTTGTGCTCGTGAGTACGTCAAGCTGTCAGTGGTGAAGCTTTGCAGTAAATTTTCACTAAATAGCTTGCTAGAAAGGGCAGCAGGTGCCCCAGAAGATTCAGTTTGGTTTCCATGATCTGGTACTATCATTTGATCGGCTGGAGCTGAACTCGGTCCTACTGTTGATGCGCCACTTATGGTTCCATATGCCTCGGGATTCAGTACAGACTTTTGTGAACAAGCAGGCAAAAAGTCCATTTCCCCAATGCTCCCAAACTGGATCGCTAATGGTGGCAGAACTAGCTCTTCTGCAACCCTATCCATGGCAGCTTCCTTTCCAGCATTTGAGGAACTCCCTGAAGCTGACAACGACGAAGCTGACTTGTTGACATTTGACTTCTCCACCCATCTGTGTTCTTTACTGTCTCCCTGCCGCAGCAAAATACACAAAAGCaaggtaaaactatattaTGAGCAAGTATGCTAGATGAAGAAACCAGGTGCGGCTATGTTAGAAAAACGGTAAACCCTAACTGCGTACGATGATAGGAAACACGATCAAACATGCATTTTTCTGCGCCAAACTCCGAATGCAGATACAAAAATACCATTAACGGATGGAAAACGAGACTAATTCTGACAGTTAATCGCTGATACAAACAAAAACTGGAAGTAATCCCGATTAAGGAATCTCCAACACAAAATCAAGCACCAAATAAAAAGTAGCGCGTAGAATCCGAGCATGGATAACAAAACACGAGTCCATTGGATGAAGAGCGACATACCTGCTTGCGAGGCATTGTGAGCGGGGAGAAGGATGAGGGAGAGAAAGAGCGAAACGGGATTGAGATTCTATATAAAAAGGGCGAGCGAGAATAAAGTTTATTGGACAAAGCGCTGAAAATCCCTGCGAAACTGACGCGAAACAGACATTCACTAGCTTAGAGAgtcttttaataatttgtcGACGTGAATATTAATCAAAAGTATTCACCTTTTTTTCAGctgtagtaaaaaaaattcaaa
The genomic region above belongs to Salvia hispanica cultivar TCC Black 2014 chromosome 3, UniMelb_Shisp_WGS_1.0, whole genome shotgun sequence and contains:
- the LOC125215166 gene encoding tRNA ligase 1-like; its protein translation is MPRKQGDSKEHRWVEKSNVNKSASSLSASGSSSNAGKEAAMDRVAEELVLPPLAIQFGSIGEMDFLPACSQKSVLNPEAYGTISGASTVGPSSAPADQMIVPDHGNQTESSGAPAALSSKLFSENLLQSFTTDSLTYSRAQVRATFYPKFENDKSDQQVKTRMIEMVSKGLATMEVSLKHSGSLFMYAGHEGGAYAKNSYGNIYTAVGVFVLGRMFCEAWGSLASKKQAEFNEFLERNRMCVSMELVTAVLGDHGQRPHKDYVVVTAVTELGNGKPKFYSTPDLIAFCRNWRLPTNHVWLFSTRKSVMLFFKAYDDLSEEGTATTVCKKLDEVADISIPGKVRSRLRMQLTKCLCGFCSSEHMKQVLRDHPPLPTEGVDLGTSLRDICAENRTNEKQQIMVLLESVGTSFCPNYKDWFGTEASDSQSRYADRSVLSKFLQSRPADVSTTKLQETVRLMIEKNYPAAFKFYRNFHKAGSTTNDSLHFKMVIHVHRDSYFRKYQKEMRINPGLWPLYRGFFVDLNLFKVDEGRSAEFAKKASSESELTGESTKDDLADEDANLMIKLKFLTYKIRTFLIRNGLSVLFKQGETAYKNYYMRQMEIWNTSLEKQRQLSKMLDAWAVYIRIICGHKQLPSSTYLSEAEPFLEKCAMCSSENQALIEEGDLEPERDMTPSSPSPMAKETVAKDHGLIVFFPGIHGCGKSALCKEIMSSPGRLGDDRPVKSLMGDRIKEGYWFEVDQEHRKEPYSIILADKNAPNEEVWRKIERMCHSTGAPGVPVIPDSEGTESNPFSLDALAVFIFRVLNRANHPNAGYVLKFYNLYEGKDRKEFETELFERFGSIVKMPLLEPKRPPLPESVRSILQEGLRLYKLHCRQHGILDSTKGQYAEEWTKWEKQLRDTLSAHADYLNSIQVPFGVAVDKVIEQLQAIAKADYSPPKAMVFAAVTLPISKIIDIIHNLRMKDPRVEGFLKDKDLKSSLKNARLTLAHRGSHGVTALASFALHLNQSVPVAVSSLLFSDKLAALGADPGVVDGEKIDSKNEWPHVTLWTAQGVAAKEANELPQLLAQGKATRVEINPPTTVTGVVQFF